The following are encoded together in the Chlorocebus sabaeus isolate Y175 chromosome 12, mChlSab1.0.hap1, whole genome shotgun sequence genome:
- the NAIF1 gene encoding nuclear apoptosis-inducing factor 1 — protein MAVPAKKRKMNFSEREVEIIVEELELKKHLLVNHFNAGVPLAAKSAAWHGILRRVNAVATCRRELPEVKKKWSDLKTEVRRKVAQVRAAVEGGEAPGSTEEDGAGGPGTGGGSGGGGPAVAPVLLTPMQQRICNLLGEATIISLPSTTEIHPVALGPSATAAAATVTLTQIPTETTYHTLEEGVVEYCTAEAPPPLPPEAPVDMMAQHADTSVKPQALKSRIALNSAKLIQEQRVTNLHVKEIAQHLEQQNDLLQMIRRSQEVQACAQERQAQAMEGTQAALSVLIQVLRPMIKDFRRYLQSNTANPAPTSDPGQVAQNGQPDSIIQ, from the exons aTGGCCGTCCCAGCCAAGAAGAGGAAGATGAACTTCTCGGAGCGGGAGGTGGAGATCATCGTGGAGGAGCTGGAGCTGAAGAAGCACCTGCTGGTGAACCACTTCAACGCCGGGGTCCCCCTGGCCGCCAAGAGCGCAGCCTGGCACGGCATCCTGAGAAGGGTCAACGCCGTGGCCACCTGCCGCAGGGAGCTGCCTGAGGTCAAGAAGAAGTGGTCTGACCTCAAGACCGAGGTCCGTCGCAAGGTTGCCCAGGTCCGGGCCGCCGTGGAGGGTGGTGAGGCGCCGGGGTCCACTGAGGAGGACGGAGCTGGGGGGCCTGGGACAGGCGGTGGCAGTGGCGGCGGTGGCCCAGCTGTAGCCCCAGTGCTGCTGACCCCCATGCAACAACGTATCTGCAACCTGCTGGGCGAGGCCACCATCATCAGCCTGCCCAGCACCACAGAGATCCACCCTGTGGCCCTCGGACCCTCGGCCACCGCAGCCGCAGCCACGGTCACCCTGACACAGA TCCCCACAGAGACTACCTATCACACGCTGGAGGAGGGCGTGGTGGAGTACTGCACGGCTGAGGCGCCCCCGCCGCTGCCACCGGAGGCCCCTGTGGACATGATGGCCCAGCATGCAGACACATCGGTCAAGCCGCAAGCGCTCAAGAGCCGCATTGCTCTCAACTCCGCCAAGCTGATACAGGAGCAGCGGGTCACCAACCTGCATGTGAAGGAGATCGCACAGCACCTGGAGCAGCAAAACGACCTACTGCAGATGATCCGCCGCTCCCAGGAAGTGCAGGCCTGTGCCCAGGAGCGCCAGGCCCAGGCCATGGAGGGCACACAGGCTGCCCTGAGCGTCCTCATCCAGGTCCTCCGGCCCATGATCAAAGATTTCCGCCGCTACCTGCAGAGCAACACAGCTAACCCGGCCCCCACCTCTGACCCTGGGCAGGTGGCCCAGAATGGGCAGCCAGACAGCATCATCCAGTGA